One genomic region from Prionailurus bengalensis isolate Pbe53 chromosome C1, Fcat_Pben_1.1_paternal_pri, whole genome shotgun sequence encodes:
- the FAM237A gene encoding protein FAM237A, translating into MANPGNRRGIYRPLTLTCSLLIVGMCCVSPFFCHSQTDLLALNQADPQCWESSSVLLLEMRKPRISNTVSGFWDFMIYLKSSENLKHGALFWDLAQLFWDIYVDCVLSRNHGLGRRQLAGKEEEISAVRPQHTGRKQGSYSQQLRTPFLKKKELIEGVISMHLHGSGSKLIGKVTRGLEIKRK; encoded by the exons ATGGCCAATCCTGGGAACAGAAGAGGGATCTACCGCCCCTTGACCCTTACCTGCTCCCTGCTCATTGTGGGAATGTGCTGTGTGTCTCCTTTCTTCTGCCATAGCCAGACAGACCTGCTGGCCCTTAATCAAGCTGATCCTCAGTGCTGGGAATCTTCTTCAGTGCTCCTCCTAGAAATGCGGAAGCCTCGAATTTCTAACACTGTTTCAGGTTTCTGGGATTTTATGATCTACCTAAAGTCATCTGAGAACTTGAAGCACGGGGCACTGTTTTGGGATCTGGCCCAACTCTTCTGGGACATCTATGTGGACTGTGTCCTCTCCAGGAACCATGGCTTAGGAAGGAGGCAATTggctgggaaggaagaggagatttCAGCAGTGCGTCCACAGCACACAGGGAGAAAACAAG gTTCATATTCTCAGCAGCTAAGAACAcctttcctaaagaagaaagagttGATTGAAGGTGTGATAAGCATGCACTTGCACGGAAGTGGGTCTAAGCTCATTGGGAAAGTCACCCGTGGcctggaaataaagagaaagtaa